In the genome of Odocoileus virginianus isolate 20LAN1187 ecotype Illinois unplaced genomic scaffold, Ovbor_1.2 Unplaced_Contig_93, whole genome shotgun sequence, one region contains:
- the LOC110124361 gene encoding small integral membrane protein 10-like protein 2A, with protein MAAAAALSGIAVRLSRSATTRGSYGAFCKGLTRTLITFFDLAWRLRMNFPYFYIVASVILNVRLQVHI; from the coding sequence ATGGCAGCAGCAGCGGCCCTGTCGGGCATAGCAGTGCGTCTGTCGCGCTCAGCCACGACCCGCGGCTCATATGGCGCCTTCTGCAAGGGGCTCACGCGCACGCTGATCACCTTCTTCGACCTGGCCTGGCGTCTGCGCATGAATTTCCCCTACTTCTACATAGTGGCTTCGGTGATTCTAAACGTCCGCCTGCAGGTACATATTTAG